In Candidatus Poribacteria bacterium, the genomic stretch TTCCCACAACCCTTCTCGCGTCAACTCTGTTGCGTAGATACAGGTCAATCCACCGTAGACACCGAACGAACCGCTGCCCGGCGGGGCGGCACCGGGGCGTCCCTTGTGGTCGTCGCTCCCGGCGGTGAAACCGACTTGGTAACCCTTTTCCAATGCTTCCCGCAGAAACCACTCGAACTCGCCCCACTCAGAGTAAACCTCAATGAGCGGTTCCAGTTCCGGGTCGTGCCAGTTGAGATTGGCGTAGCGTCCGCCGACATGGGGCAGCAGCAGGACATCTTCTTCTCTCAGAGTATCGTAGAGTTCTGTGACGTGGGTGCAATCGGTATTGATGTCCGATTTGTCAGGGATCAACACATGACTGGACCTGTGCAGGGGGCCATCGTTTCCCGGATAGTAGACGTTGTGGTCGCCTCCCAGCGGCGTGTTTGCTGACCACTCATACCCGACAAAGGTGACAAATCTGCCGGGGTCGTATTGGGTGTTCGCCTGCGTTTTAATCTCCTTCCAGACCGCTTCAGTGATTTGGAAGTCGTTCCCTTGATGTCCGGCGAAATCAACTAAGGCTGCCTCCCGTGCAAAACGAAAATAAGAAGAGACCGGATTGGTGCCGACGGTTTCTTCGCTTTGACCGTGGAGGTCGCCCCAGAAGGGTTGGTAGGTGCCACGATTTTCCACACAGCGAAGCGGGTTTCCTTCTGCTTCCAACCCATTTTCTGAATCGGTTACGCTCACTCGATAAGTCTCCGTTTGGGGCGCTTTCACACCTTCAAAACGGTGGGCCCCTCGGTCTGTGGAGTGGAATTGATACGTCTCTGGCAAACCGCTCAATCCTTCAGCGTTGATTTGGACGGTTCCGTTATATCCGGTGCTGGGATTGCCCCAGAGGTCTTCAGCTTTAATCCCGATCCATGTTTCTTCATCGGGGATGGTTTCCGAGGGGACCAATACCACCAACTTGTGCGGGGGACCACTGATGATTGGGATCTTTGGAGAGGGAACTTCCGTGTAAACCCATGTCCCACACCAGTCGACAGCGACGCGAAATTCAAACGCTTTTTTGCAGAAGGTCTGTGCTCGACTGCCCGGACTGCCGCCTGAAGTCTCTCCGAGTGTTAGGGTGATAGTGTCCCCTTCGGAGAGGGAATCGTCAAACACATCAACGGTCACACAGAGCCGCCAAGGCCGGATGTAGCGTTGCTTTTCAAACCGCGCCCGCAGGGATGCGGGACCTGTCGTGGAGACGGTAGCATATTCCGGTGCGGAAGGGTTTTCAAATTGCGGTGCTGCCCAGTCACTGACATCACGCCAAGCGAATTTAATGACACCGCCATCATCGATTCCGTAGCGACCGGCGTGGTAGGTGATACGCCATGTACCGACCGATCCCGCTACAATCGGGGCAGCCGGATCGATCTCTGCCCAACCGTATAAGGCGCGAATTTCTGATTCCGTCATAGGATATTTCTCCGCATCGTGCGCGAGATATTAGTACCACCCGGCTTTGTTGACCACATTGCGTAACGGTTCGCCGGCGGCAAACCGCCTAGCGTTTTCGAGGAGAACCTCGAATCGGCGTTCCGGGAGGTTTTCGGCGTCCTTCACCGCGATGTGGGGTGTGAGCAGAACGTTGGGCAGGTTCCACAAACGGTGATCCGATGGCAGCGGTTCTGTCTCGAATACATCGAGACCGACCCCGGCAATTTCACCCTTCTCAACAGCGTCTGTGAGGTCGTCTATTTTCATGGTTTTGCCGCGCCCGATATTGATGAAGTAAGCGGTATTCTTCATCAGGCGGAAACGTTGGGCATTCCATATCCCCTCGGTTTCGGGTGTGTGCGGCGTTGTCGCTATCACGAAGTCGGCACGTGGTAGCAGGGAATCCAGATCCGCCGGCGGGTGCATCTCGACGTATGGGAGATCATATTCCGGTCTTGGCTCTACACCGATTAGCTTCATGCCGAACTCCGAACATAGCCTTGCTGTCTCATGGCCGATGCCGCCTACGCCGAAGATTAGGGCGGTGGATACAGCGAGATCGACGTAATTTTTACGAGCGTCCGGGGCCCATCTGCGTTCTCGTTGTGCTTCGACGTAGTAGGGCAGCCCGCGAGAAAGTCCGAGAAGGAACATCATGATATGGTGGCTGATATGATCATAGTAGATACCACGTGGGTTACCGATCATCACGGGATGCTCAATAAGTTCTT encodes the following:
- a CDS encoding DUF3604 domain-containing protein — translated: MTESEIRALYGWAEIDPAAPIVAGSVGTWRITYHAGRYGIDDGGVIKFAWRDVSDWAAPQFENPSAPEYATVSTTGPASLRARFEKQRYIRPWRLCVTVDVFDDSLSEGDTITLTLGETSGGSPGSRAQTFCKKAFEFRVAVDWCGTWVYTEVPSPKIPIISGPPHKLVVLVPSETIPDEETWIGIKAEDLWGNPSTGYNGTVQINAEGLSGLPETYQFHSTDRGAHRFEGVKAPQTETYRVSVTDSENGLEAEGNPLRCVENRGTYQPFWGDLHGQSEETVGTNPVSSYFRFAREAALVDFAGHQGNDFQITEAVWKEIKTQANTQYDPGRFVTFVGYEWSANTPLGGDHNVYYPGNDGPLHRSSHVLIPDKSDINTDCTHVTELYDTLREEDVLLLPHVGGRYANLNWHDPELEPLIEVYSEWGEFEWFLREALEKGYQVGFTAGSDDHKGRPGAAPPGSGSFGVYGGLTCIYATELTREGLWEALKARRCYGTTGQRILLDVTADSQPMGSAYQASQPPEIAVNVVGTAPIERVDIFRGLQQIYTFPETTERADDQIRVAWSGQRIRARNRLVQWDGSLEIDRGQILNAEGYAFDTPAEGIEAVTERTVSWKSVTTGDADGVILRLNVPHETILDFRTPVLNRTVPLQEINDSPVVVDAGGIDMKVGFERLPLGIGREVAFTFREAALPTGCHPYWVRVLQTDGAKAWASPIYVTI
- a CDS encoding D-2-hydroxyacid dehydrogenase, with amino-acid sequence MIKLVMMPPLDELKREFAPRLEANLPEYSVAVPETDEEARREIVDADAAYGWIPPDALKVATKLRWLQNPDAGPFPGYYYKELIEHPVMIGNPRGIYYDHISHHIMMFLLGLSRGLPYYVEAQRERRWAPDARKNYVDLAVSTALIFGVGGIGHETARLCSEFGMKLIGVEPRPEYDLPYVEMHPPADLDSLLPRADFVIATTPHTPETEGIWNAQRFRLMKNTAYFINIGRGKTMKIDDLTDAVEKGEIAGVGLDVFETEPLPSDHRLWNLPNVLLTPHIAVKDAENLPERRFEVLLENARRFAAGEPLRNVVNKAGWY